One segment of Gordonia terrae DNA contains the following:
- a CDS encoding alpha/beta fold hydrolase, whose product MPLARWLLLPGTPLSPEVWDGVRAELSGNGHVITPEMVPPPGYRGSGLQQRLAEDVAESAAAEAPWHVVGHSFGGQVALELAIARPDLVSRLTLLCTRDTPFPAFDAVAAAVEVGSVDVDGTLGRWFSADELRNDGPVVRYAREAVAAADHASWASALRAIAHFDCSQRTASISCPVTVLAAEHDTVSDIASMEAMHRRIPGSDFVVRAGAWHMSIFDDPVALAQMLLGERRNSRQRR is encoded by the coding sequence GTGCCTCTGGCGCGCTGGCTCCTACTACCGGGCACCCCGCTGTCACCCGAAGTCTGGGACGGCGTGCGGGCTGAACTGTCCGGGAACGGGCACGTGATCACCCCCGAGATGGTGCCTCCGCCTGGCTATAGAGGTTCCGGTCTGCAGCAACGGCTTGCCGAGGACGTCGCGGAGTCGGCCGCAGCCGAAGCGCCCTGGCATGTGGTGGGCCATTCCTTCGGTGGGCAGGTCGCACTCGAACTCGCGATCGCGCGGCCCGATCTCGTCTCGCGCCTCACCCTGTTGTGCACGCGGGACACGCCCTTCCCGGCATTCGACGCGGTGGCCGCCGCCGTCGAAGTGGGGTCCGTCGACGTCGACGGCACACTCGGACGCTGGTTCAGCGCGGACGAATTGCGCAACGATGGACCGGTCGTCCGCTACGCTCGCGAGGCCGTGGCCGCAGCGGACCACGCGTCCTGGGCGTCGGCGCTCCGCGCGATCGCCCACTTCGACTGTTCGCAACGCACGGCGTCGATCTCGTGCCCGGTGACCGTGCTCGCGGCCGAACACGACACGGTCTCCGACATCGCCTCCATGGAAGCCATGCATCGTCGAATCCCGGGTTCGGACTTCGTCGTTCGCGCCGGAGCCTGGCACATGAGCATCTTCGACGACCCGGTTGCGTTGGCGCAGATGCTCCTCGGCGAGCGGAGAAACTCTAGGCAGCGTCGGTGA
- a CDS encoding DUF732 domain-containing protein gives MRRSARGMVVSGGIAAALVMGSGVAFAGPPTTIPAPGQPGYCGAHTSPWNCWSDVRPARPGEDAFIDQRLRFDMQGVPTDRTRLLQIARGVCQSLSNGTGSNDIVRWLADDLGIREGQAGQLFIMIQETACS, from the coding sequence ATGCGTCGAAGCGCCCGCGGAATGGTGGTTTCCGGCGGAATCGCCGCGGCTTTGGTCATGGGTAGCGGCGTGGCCTTCGCGGGTCCCCCGACCACGATTCCTGCACCGGGACAACCAGGCTACTGCGGAGCTCACACGAGTCCGTGGAACTGTTGGAGCGACGTGCGCCCCGCCCGTCCCGGCGAGGACGCCTTCATCGATCAGAGACTGCGATTCGACATGCAGGGCGTGCCCACCGATCGCACACGACTCTTGCAGATCGCCCGCGGAGTCTGCCAGTCACTGAGTAACGGAACGGGTTCGAACGACATTGTCAGGTGGCTGGCCGACGACTTGGGCATCCGCGAGGGGCAAGCCGGCCAGCTGTTCATCATGATCCAAGAGACAGCCTGTTCGTAG
- a CDS encoding DUF4234 domain-containing protein, which produces MIRKQGAWTLWWLTVITCGVYYFIWYDRINSELATATGDARTAWTQWWSQLIPFYGLVGLHHTAQRLNEAHTAAGSTTQVSPLVTWFWAPAWFGSQTRYLQRRLNTLADVQAAGRVTEPRAA; this is translated from the coding sequence GTGATTCGCAAGCAGGGCGCCTGGACGCTCTGGTGGCTCACGGTCATCACCTGCGGCGTCTACTACTTCATCTGGTACGACAGAATCAATTCCGAACTGGCCACCGCTACCGGCGACGCACGAACCGCCTGGACACAATGGTGGTCCCAGCTCATCCCGTTCTACGGGCTCGTCGGCCTCCACCACACTGCCCAGAGACTCAACGAGGCGCATACCGCTGCAGGCTCCACCACGCAGGTTTCGCCGCTGGTGACATGGTTTTGGGCACCCGCTTGGTTTGGCTCACAGACTCGCTACCTACAGCGTCGACTCAACACGCTCGCCGATGTACAGGCTGCTGGGCGAGTGACTGAACCCCGCGCGGCATAG
- a CDS encoding YciI family protein, whose product MSHFVYKLVPPRPTFGPGDMSDDEAAIIGRHSAYWSGLLADGTAVIFGPVVDPAGNWGLGVVRADSEDAVRAISAADPAVTSGLARVEILPMPVGIGRD is encoded by the coding sequence ATGTCCCACTTCGTGTACAAACTCGTCCCGCCCAGGCCCACCTTCGGTCCCGGGGACATGTCCGACGACGAGGCCGCCATCATAGGCCGACACAGCGCGTACTGGTCGGGTCTCCTCGCCGACGGCACCGCAGTCATCTTCGGACCGGTGGTCGACCCGGCCGGGAACTGGGGCCTGGGCGTCGTGCGCGCAGATTCCGAGGACGCGGTCCGGGCGATCAGTGCCGCCGACCCGGCCGTCACCTCCGGCCTCGCCCGCGTCGAGATACTCCCCATGCCCGTGGGCATCGGGCGCGATTGA
- a CDS encoding helix-turn-helix transcriptional regulator has translation MGDPATDLTRGQLTRAVRLLQGHVHFDAALLIHQPEGARSRIVSRVGYSSGSAWALQHLFPRDYEVGFTNRLNPSDGLPLSISDVGGRVRDEFTRTVLFEQYLRAEGFTDGMTVELFDGGDYVGLAHFSARRPDAFAAPQRALARDLSGLLALVLRPDQASENIRRPSSDDAGSAVPAPSTVYLRRGARTLSAGPVDVPFVTEAAFVHVVDDFVACGVGELRHLWWHQGTWYRVMLSRLGDFGDLRVTAWPVTSEQVWHLSRQEVRVLSGLVVGRTDAAIATGLNLSPRTVHTHMVNIRRKLGVDRRTEAAARATATATVVPGPATAPVAELARIYRDSFPT, from the coding sequence ATGGGCGATCCGGCAACCGATCTGACGCGAGGTCAGTTGACGCGGGCAGTACGGCTGCTCCAAGGCCATGTGCACTTCGACGCCGCGCTGCTCATCCACCAGCCGGAGGGCGCTCGGTCTCGTATCGTGTCCCGGGTCGGGTACTCCTCGGGTTCGGCCTGGGCCTTGCAGCACCTGTTCCCTCGTGATTATGAGGTTGGCTTCACGAACCGACTCAACCCCTCAGACGGCCTGCCTCTCTCGATCAGCGACGTCGGTGGACGGGTCCGCGACGAGTTCACCCGCACCGTATTGTTCGAGCAGTACCTGCGGGCCGAGGGCTTCACAGACGGGATGACGGTCGAGTTGTTCGACGGTGGCGATTACGTGGGTCTCGCGCACTTCTCTGCTCGACGCCCCGACGCATTCGCAGCGCCACAACGCGCGTTGGCCCGCGACCTGTCGGGTTTGCTGGCGCTGGTCCTGCGACCGGACCAGGCGTCGGAGAACATTCGGCGACCATCGTCGGACGACGCGGGCTCGGCCGTGCCGGCCCCATCCACCGTCTACCTGCGCCGGGGCGCTCGGACCCTGTCCGCTGGTCCGGTGGACGTCCCGTTCGTCACCGAAGCCGCTTTCGTCCATGTGGTGGACGACTTCGTCGCCTGCGGCGTCGGCGAACTCCGACACCTGTGGTGGCATCAGGGAACCTGGTACCGGGTGATGCTCTCGCGCCTCGGCGACTTCGGCGACCTCAGGGTGACGGCCTGGCCGGTGACCTCCGAACAGGTGTGGCACCTGAGTCGACAGGAGGTGCGCGTACTCAGCGGGTTGGTGGTCGGACGCACCGACGCCGCGATCGCCACGGGACTGAATCTGAGTCCGCGGACGGTGCACACGCACATGGTGAACATCCGACGCAAGCTCGGGGTAGACCGACGGACCGAGGCGGCGGCCAGGGCGACGGCGACCGCAACCGTCGTCCCCGGCCCCGCGACAGCGCCCGTCGCCGAGCTGGCACGGATCTACCGCGACTCGTTCCCTACGTGA
- a CDS encoding class II histone deacetylase, with product MATTTGYIWNTLYGWADTGSGGIFPPSVDALTQPIAHHVAHPDTKRRLHELISASGLINSLRQLEPAPATREDVLRVHDAAHYDRIVTESALPKGGDAGDGVSPFGNGGHHIALLAAGGAIEAVRAVADGTVSNAYALINPPGHHAERATGRGFCIFNNGAIAAAHALDVLGMTRVAIVDWDVHHGNGAQDIFRESSNVLNISVHQDRCFPSDSGFRDERGSGDGFGYTLNVPLPPGGGSGAYEYAFDAVVLPALRAYRPELIIVASGFDASMMDPLARMMLRADGFRSLARKIIDVADEVAGGRLVCLQEGGYSPYYVPFCGLAVVEELAGVSTGTADAFAPILGPMGGDDLLAHEREAVDAAAELLADIT from the coding sequence GTGGCAACGACCACCGGATACATCTGGAACACGCTCTACGGGTGGGCAGACACAGGCAGCGGCGGCATCTTCCCGCCCAGCGTCGACGCCCTGACCCAGCCCATCGCGCATCACGTCGCACACCCCGACACCAAGAGGCGGCTTCATGAGTTGATCAGCGCCTCCGGCCTGATCAACTCGCTGCGACAGCTCGAGCCGGCGCCCGCGACCCGCGAGGACGTCCTCCGAGTCCACGACGCCGCCCACTACGACCGCATCGTCACCGAGAGCGCCCTCCCGAAGGGCGGCGACGCCGGTGACGGGGTGTCGCCGTTCGGCAACGGTGGGCACCACATCGCGCTGCTCGCGGCCGGAGGCGCGATCGAGGCCGTTCGCGCGGTGGCCGACGGCACCGTGAGCAACGCCTACGCACTCATCAACCCGCCGGGGCACCACGCCGAGCGCGCCACCGGCCGCGGGTTCTGCATCTTCAACAACGGCGCGATCGCCGCAGCGCACGCGCTCGACGTGCTCGGGATGACACGCGTGGCGATCGTCGACTGGGATGTCCACCACGGTAACGGCGCCCAGGACATCTTCCGCGAGTCGTCGAACGTGTTGAACATCTCGGTGCACCAGGATCGCTGCTTCCCGTCCGACTCGGGGTTCCGCGACGAGCGGGGTTCCGGTGACGGGTTCGGCTACACCCTCAACGTCCCGCTGCCTCCCGGCGGCGGCAGTGGCGCATACGAATACGCCTTCGACGCGGTGGTCCTGCCCGCGCTGCGCGCCTATCGTCCCGAACTGATCATCGTGGCGAGCGGTTTCGATGCTTCGATGATGGACCCCCTGGCGCGGATGATGTTGCGCGCAGACGGATTCCGATCGTTGGCCAGGAAGATCATCGACGTGGCCGATGAGGTGGCCGGCGGGAGACTCGTCTGTCTCCAGGAGGGTGGCTACAGCCCGTACTACGTTCCGTTCTGCGGGCTTGCGGTGGTCGAGGAGCTCGCCGGCGTCTCCACCGGTACCGCCGACGCGTTTGCACCGATCCTGGGTCCCATGGGCGGCGATGACCTGCTCGCCCATGAGCGCGAGGCGGTCGACGCGGCCGCGGAGCTGCTGGCGGATATCACGTAG
- a CDS encoding sigma factor-like helix-turn-helix DNA-binding protein — MGRVDTDLKSRQPMRKARPDISRNGLRSVGLLIEYSKHEIAGRKVEATVELALACAREARESGKPDRLSKPAPVKVRRLEPHDVALVCQLYEDGKTVYEVAAEVGISRQRVSSVLKRAGVQMRRRSPTAKQIVEMRRLYEQGLSLAQVGERTGFDHGTVWRYLKEAGVTLRNSSGRPAQAETKAELSQ; from the coding sequence GTGGGAAGGGTCGACACCGACCTGAAGTCGCGGCAACCGATGAGAAAAGCCCGTCCCGACATCAGTCGGAACGGGCTTCGTTCGGTGGGACTCCTGATTGAGTACTCAAAGCATGAAATCGCAGGTCGTAAGGTGGAAGCTACCGTCGAGCTGGCACTGGCCTGCGCACGAGAGGCGCGGGAGTCGGGCAAACCGGACCGTTTGAGTAAGCCCGCACCTGTGAAAGTCCGGCGGCTCGAGCCGCATGACGTCGCGCTTGTCTGCCAGCTCTACGAAGACGGCAAGACGGTCTACGAGGTGGCTGCGGAGGTCGGAATCAGCCGGCAACGCGTATCGAGTGTCCTGAAGCGAGCTGGTGTGCAGATGCGGCGACGCTCTCCCACGGCCAAGCAGATCGTTGAGATGCGACGGCTGTACGAGCAGGGCCTGTCACTGGCACAAGTCGGCGAACGAACCGGCTTTGATCACGGCACCGTCTGGCGGTACCTCAAGGAAGCCGGGGTGACCCTTCGTAACAGCAGCGGCCGGCCGGCTCAAGCTGAAACTAAGGCGGAGCTGTCACAGTGA
- a CDS encoding recombinase family protein, with protein MTTALTYLRVSSTKQLRPDLGPEGLSIPAQRAACEATAREHGMEIVKEFVEPGRSGTTITARPALQSLLERAANDPAVDHVIVYDLSRLARNRADDVAIVTQLASNGVTLSSATENVDATPVGQLTHGLIAAVNEYRSSRDGADIAYKMGEKAKRGGTLGRTHRLYQHPCSP; from the coding sequence ATGACCACCGCACTTACCTACCTGCGCGTCAGCAGCACCAAACAACTCCGGCCCGATCTGGGCCCAGAAGGACTCTCGATTCCCGCCCAGCGCGCGGCATGTGAGGCCACAGCCCGCGAGCACGGCATGGAGATCGTCAAGGAGTTCGTCGAACCCGGACGGTCGGGAACCACCATCACGGCACGGCCAGCACTACAGAGCCTGCTCGAGCGAGCCGCCAACGACCCGGCCGTCGACCACGTCATCGTCTACGACCTATCTCGTCTGGCGCGTAACCGAGCCGACGATGTCGCGATTGTCACGCAGCTCGCGAGCAATGGCGTCACGCTGAGTAGTGCAACAGAGAACGTAGACGCCACACCAGTTGGACAACTCACGCATGGCCTCATTGCCGCCGTTAACGAGTACCGCTCTTCACGAGACGGCGCTGACATCGCGTACAAGATGGGCGAGAAAGCCAAACGCGGCGGGACACTCGGGCGCACCCATCGGCTATACCAACACCCTTGTTCGCCGTGA
- a CDS encoding nucleotidyltransferase produces MSMEDCFTSFVEKISLGQKQVDRIESSSSTLMKYLRDTYNLTDEQVFLQGSYANGTAVKPVDGGEYDVDIICVCASTEDSATSAIEDLYQTLDDNGRYSGKLTSKQPCVRIQYADDEIGSFHVDVVPVRVSDDPIAPLDAPRKSSGWHPTAPSEYTSWCEDQGVEFRETVKMLKRWRDENQDVRGAIKSIVLQVLISEHMPASSSTTADRVASVFTGLADALADLESAPDVWNPVLPTENLAARWTNESFQDFKRELKSAAETVQLAVDAETDVEATEYWRDIFGGDFPAVQKNAASYAVKLGDTSHAQSPDAMNWYVHHDSRYRVSVKAWVQLGNKRNKRLSPYQSDGGLVSPGRWIKFNADLVSPTTASIWWRVTNTGKHARDQQGLRGDFFKGRLANRRESPDERENWESTSYTGSHLVEVFVVVGNRVVAESQPYYVNIHHPRIFWRP; encoded by the coding sequence ATGAGCATGGAAGATTGCTTCACTAGTTTTGTCGAGAAGATATCACTCGGTCAGAAGCAGGTCGATCGAATTGAAAGCTCTTCTTCTACACTCATGAAGTACCTACGAGACACCTATAACCTGACTGATGAGCAAGTGTTTCTGCAGGGATCATATGCAAACGGTACGGCGGTCAAACCGGTCGACGGTGGCGAGTACGACGTTGATATCATTTGTGTCTGCGCTTCGACTGAGGATTCGGCAACGAGTGCAATCGAGGATCTCTACCAAACGCTCGACGACAACGGTCGCTATTCGGGCAAACTCACCTCGAAGCAACCCTGTGTGCGGATTCAGTATGCAGACGATGAGATCGGAAGCTTCCACGTAGATGTCGTGCCGGTACGAGTCAGCGATGACCCGATCGCGCCCCTCGATGCCCCGCGCAAGTCCAGTGGTTGGCATCCAACCGCCCCCAGCGAGTACACGAGTTGGTGCGAAGATCAGGGTGTCGAATTTCGAGAGACAGTCAAGATGTTGAAGCGTTGGCGAGACGAGAACCAGGACGTCCGCGGTGCAATCAAGTCGATCGTGCTACAGGTACTGATCTCGGAGCACATGCCGGCTTCCTCCTCTACGACGGCCGACCGTGTGGCGTCGGTATTCACAGGACTGGCCGACGCCCTTGCCGACCTCGAATCAGCGCCTGATGTATGGAATCCGGTTCTACCTACCGAGAACTTGGCTGCTCGATGGACTAACGAGTCATTCCAGGACTTCAAACGCGAGTTGAAGTCGGCAGCTGAAACAGTCCAGCTGGCAGTCGACGCCGAGACCGACGTCGAAGCAACCGAATACTGGCGCGATATTTTCGGCGGGGATTTCCCGGCGGTACAGAAGAACGCCGCGTCGTATGCTGTCAAGCTCGGTGATACTTCACACGCCCAGTCTCCCGATGCAATGAACTGGTACGTCCATCATGATTCTCGCTACCGTGTGTCAGTTAAGGCTTGGGTGCAGCTAGGAAATAAGCGAAACAAACGCTTAAGTCCCTACCAATCCGATGGAGGCCTCGTTTCCCCGGGTCGATGGATAAAGTTCAATGCCGATCTTGTCTCGCCGACGACGGCAAGTATTTGGTGGCGAGTGACGAACACCGGTAAGCATGCGCGCGATCAGCAAGGTCTTCGCGGAGATTTCTTCAAAGGGCGTCTCGCAAATAGGAGAGAGTCTCCTGACGAACGTGAGAATTGGGAGTCGACTTCTTACACGGGAAGCCATCTCGTCGAAGTATTCGTTGTGGTGGGTAATCGAGTAGTTGCTGAAAGCCAGCCATATTATGTCAACATCCATCATCCACGAATATTCTGGCGGCCCTAG
- a CDS encoding sigma factor-like helix-turn-helix DNA-binding protein → MSKPAPVKVRRLEPHDIALICQLYEDGKTVYEVAAEIGVSRQRVSSALKRAGVQMRRRSPTAKQITEMQQLYEQGLSLVQVGERTGFDHGTVWHQLRAAGVVMRDTQGRPAQAETQAELSQ, encoded by the coding sequence TTGAGTAAGCCCGCACCTGTGAAAGTCCGGCGGCTCGAGCCGCACGACATCGCCCTCATCTGCCAGCTCTACGAAGACGGCAAGACGGTCTACGAGGTAGCTGCGGAGATTGGGGTCAGCCGACAACGCGTCTCGAGTGCCCTGAAGCGGGCGGGCGTGCAGATGCGGCGACGCTCCCCCACGGCCAAACAAATCACTGAGATGCAACAGCTCTACGAGCAGGGCCTGTCACTGGTGCAGGTGGGCGAACGAACCGGCTTCGATCACGGCACCGTCTGGCACCAGCTACGTGCAGCTGGTGTCGTGATGCGAGATACCCAGGGTCGGCCGGCTCAAGCTGAAACTCAGGCGGAGCTGTCACAGTGA
- a CDS encoding mycofactocin-coupled SDR family oxidoreductase, translated as MGKLEGRVALVTGAARGQGRAHALCLAREGATIVGLDICKQIESVPYAMASPDDLAETASQVRDIGGTILTAQVDVRDAGALTQALDEARDQFGRLDIVVANAGIMAPGSPDSPNGEMFRDILEVNTVGVWNTVRAAVPHIKAGGRGGSIVLTSSTQGLSGRGGDGTEAITAYAASKHAVVGIMHVTVAWLARDSIRINTFHPTGVPTPMVINPEVAAWMEANPEDVAAMGSHLLPVPMIETVDAAEAILYLVSDAGRYVTGTTHRVDAGLLAG; from the coding sequence ATGGGCAAGCTTGAAGGAAGGGTTGCGCTAGTTACTGGTGCCGCGCGAGGGCAGGGCCGGGCGCATGCGTTATGCCTGGCGCGCGAAGGGGCGACGATCGTGGGGTTGGACATCTGCAAACAGATCGAATCCGTTCCTTACGCAATGGCCAGCCCCGATGACCTGGCCGAGACCGCGAGCCAGGTACGAGATATCGGTGGCACAATTCTCACTGCACAGGTCGATGTACGAGACGCAGGAGCGCTGACCCAAGCCCTTGACGAAGCCCGTGACCAGTTCGGGAGACTCGACATCGTCGTGGCGAATGCTGGCATCATGGCTCCGGGGTCGCCGGACTCTCCGAACGGGGAAATGTTTCGCGACATCTTGGAAGTCAACACGGTCGGTGTTTGGAACACAGTGCGTGCAGCGGTCCCGCACATCAAGGCTGGAGGCCGAGGCGGGTCAATCGTCCTCACAAGCTCGACACAGGGTCTGAGCGGCCGGGGCGGTGACGGGACGGAGGCCATCACGGCGTACGCGGCCAGCAAACACGCGGTCGTGGGAATTATGCACGTAACGGTCGCGTGGCTAGCCAGGGATTCGATCCGGATCAACACATTTCATCCGACCGGCGTGCCGACACCGATGGTTATCAACCCCGAAGTCGCCGCATGGATGGAGGCCAATCCTGAGGATGTTGCGGCGATGGGGAGTCATCTCCTCCCCGTGCCGATGATCGAAACGGTGGACGCCGCCGAAGCGATTCTCTACCTTGTCTCCGATGCGGGGCGTTATGTGACTGGCACGACCCACCGCGTCGACGCAGGTCTGCTAGCAGGGTAA
- a CDS encoding acetyl-CoA C-acetyltransferase: MPEAFIYDAIRTPRGKGRATGALNSVKPVTLAAEVLKQITLRNPCLDPAEIVDVVMGNATPVGEHGADLPKAAAMSAGLPDHVTGMQINRFCASGLEAVNIAAQKVRSGWEDFVIAGGVESMSRVQMGSDGGPMMSDPATILDNRLEPQGISADLLASLEGFTRDEIDAYSVRSHQRAAQAWAEGRFERSVVPVIDENGVVLLDHDQAIRPDVTTEAIGSLAPSFATYGSYGFDAMALARYHWLERVDHVHSAGSSSGIVDGASAVLVGTEDAGRRFGLTPRARIASAALSGVDGTLMLTGPTAATLKLFDRTGLTVDDIDLFELNEAFAAVVLKYQRDLAIPDEKINVNGGAIAMGHPLGATGAMIAGAALDELERTERRRAIVTLCAGGGMGIATLIERV, from the coding sequence GTGCCAGAAGCGTTCATCTACGATGCCATCCGAACGCCGCGAGGCAAGGGGCGCGCCACCGGCGCGCTGAACTCGGTCAAACCAGTCACCCTCGCCGCCGAGGTTCTCAAACAGATCACTCTGCGCAATCCTTGCTTGGACCCCGCAGAGATCGTCGATGTGGTCATGGGCAACGCCACGCCAGTCGGGGAACACGGCGCAGACCTCCCCAAGGCTGCGGCGATGAGTGCCGGACTGCCTGATCATGTCACAGGGATGCAGATCAACCGCTTTTGCGCTTCCGGTCTCGAGGCGGTGAATATCGCCGCCCAGAAGGTCCGCTCCGGTTGGGAGGACTTCGTAATCGCGGGCGGCGTCGAGTCGATGTCCAGAGTCCAGATGGGTTCAGACGGCGGCCCCATGATGTCCGACCCGGCTACCATCCTCGACAACCGCCTCGAGCCACAAGGAATATCAGCCGATTTGCTTGCCTCCCTAGAGGGTTTCACTCGCGACGAGATTGATGCCTACTCGGTGCGCTCGCATCAACGTGCCGCGCAGGCCTGGGCCGAAGGCCGGTTTGAACGTTCTGTTGTGCCAGTCATCGATGAGAACGGGGTCGTTCTGCTGGACCACGACCAGGCGATCCGTCCAGACGTCACCACCGAGGCAATCGGTTCGCTTGCTCCCTCGTTCGCAACGTACGGCTCATACGGGTTCGACGCGATGGCTCTAGCTCGCTATCACTGGTTGGAAAGAGTTGACCATGTTCACTCAGCTGGAAGCTCTTCCGGAATCGTGGATGGCGCCAGCGCTGTGTTAGTCGGGACTGAGGACGCCGGCCGACGCTTCGGGCTTACGCCTCGCGCTCGAATTGCCTCAGCTGCGCTGTCCGGTGTCGACGGCACCCTGATGTTGACCGGTCCGACGGCTGCGACATTGAAGCTTTTCGACCGCACAGGACTGACTGTTGACGACATTGACCTCTTCGAGCTTAACGAGGCGTTCGCCGCGGTCGTGCTCAAGTACCAGAGAGACCTTGCAATCCCCGACGAGAAGATCAATGTCAATGGCGGCGCCATCGCGATGGGCCACCCACTCGGAGCGACCGGCGCCATGATTGCCGGGGCTGCTCTCGACGAGCTCGAACGCACCGAGCGCCGGCGCGCGATCGTCACGCTTTGCGCGGGCGGCGGCATGGGCATCGCGACCTTGATCGAACGAGTCTGA